One genomic window of Corynebacterium pseudotuberculosis includes the following:
- a CDS encoding type III restriction-modification system endonuclease, whose product MTDGMLRSAATMGAIYDQTVLGMSSQPYEALAATRPVVIIDEPHRFRRENKAYQTIIDQIQPQAVVRFGATFPKNDKTGQIDYNNLVFNLGAGEAFNEQLVKGVAVQYPEDDGQDSTRLKLTSLSARKPKQATFTNLDTSKTLTVGSGGSLAEADGAFAGITIEAVGKTENPTIKSGVTLSNGQILGKGDTVVAGVYSQTYQELMIARALDNHFETEWENFRRATRVKTLTLFFIDSIDSYRGEDGPGHLRVRFEEQLAAKLKEVIAEHEDKTSQIAKDYVAYLKASLADVSATNGGYFSADNASTDEAIQAEVDLILRDKQSMLSFTKADGSPNTMRFVFSKWTLREGWDNPNVFQIVKLRSSGSEISKLQEVGRGLRLPVDVSGSRLADEDFRLTYLIDYTEESFANSLVSEINADTGGQAPSVKELLPRVAAKLGKDETELFIELLQKA is encoded by the coding sequence ATGACTGATGGCATGTTACGTTCGGCAGCGACGATGGGTGCTATCTATGACCAAACAGTGTTGGGTATGTCGAGCCAACCGTATGAGGCATTGGCGGCAACTCGGCCGGTGGTGATTATTGATGAGCCGCATCGGTTCCGCCGTGAGAACAAGGCTTACCAAACGATCATTGACCAGATCCAACCCCAAGCTGTAGTCAGGTTCGGTGCGACTTTCCCGAAGAACGACAAGACCGGCCAGATCGATTACAACAATTTGGTGTTCAATCTTGGCGCGGGCGAGGCGTTCAACGAACAGCTCGTCAAGGGCGTGGCTGTGCAGTACCCGGAGGACGATGGGCAAGACTCCACGAGGTTGAAGTTGACAAGCTTGTCGGCTCGCAAGCCGAAACAGGCCACGTTTACCAACCTCGATACCTCCAAGACCTTGACAGTAGGGTCGGGTGGCTCGTTGGCTGAGGCGGATGGAGCGTTCGCTGGCATCACGATCGAGGCTGTGGGCAAGACAGAGAACCCGACGATCAAGTCTGGGGTGACTCTGTCTAATGGTCAGATCCTGGGTAAGGGCGACACCGTGGTTGCGGGAGTGTATTCCCAGACCTATCAAGAACTAATGATTGCCCGCGCGCTGGATAATCACTTCGAGACGGAGTGGGAAAACTTCCGGCGCGCTACCCGCGTGAAAACCTTGACACTGTTTTTCATTGACTCGATCGACTCCTACCGTGGTGAGGACGGTCCAGGCCACTTACGCGTCCGGTTCGAGGAACAGCTGGCTGCCAAGCTCAAGGAGGTCATCGCCGAACACGAGGACAAGACCTCACAGATAGCCAAAGACTACGTCGCATACTTGAAGGCTTCGCTGGCCGATGTGTCGGCAACGAACGGTGGTTACTTTTCTGCTGATAATGCGTCCACCGATGAGGCAATCCAGGCCGAGGTGGACCTGATTCTGCGCGATAAGCAATCGATGCTGTCATTCACGAAGGCGGATGGGTCGCCGAACACAATGCGATTCGTGTTCTCGAAGTGGACGCTGCGTGAGGGCTGGGATAACCCCAACGTCTTCCAGATCGTGAAACTACGCTCGTCGGGATCGGAAATCTCGAAACTCCAAGAGGTCGGGCGCGGGCTGCGCCTTCCCGTTGATGTCAGCGGCAGTCGACTAGCTGATGAGGACTTCCGGCTGACCTACCTCATTGATTACACCGAGGAATCATTCGCCAATAGCCTCGTGAGCGAAATCAACGCAGACACCGGTGGCCAGGCCCCCTCGGTTAAGGAACTGCTGCCGCGTGTGGCAGCCAAACTGGGCAAGGACGAGACCGAGCTGTTCATTGAACTACTCCAAAAGGCCTAG
- a CDS encoding ATP-dependent nuclease, with amino-acid sequence MTPVITRVQIRGYRRFQDFTFEPEAGTNIIVGGNEAGKSTLLEAITLALAGRVNGVRAKEYLNPYWFNHTMVHDFFEKPPNERSHRDAPTFRIDVYLDVESGELEKLRGVNNMENADSVGLSIWAHPDPEYTQELDDYFQQEDCPEVLPVEYYMVEWLSFGGHPVQRRPKELGISLIDSRTIRSERGVDYYTRQILETRLDPKDRSRVSVDHRKLRATLGREVLRDLNEELAEENQSIPGAVVGLQIDQSRSASWEATLIPDVDDVPLSMAGQGNQAVAKTILAMGRNADTSSLVFIEEPENHLSHTRMRQLISYIERSAQNRQVFITTHSSYILNRLGLGQVTLLSEGTPARFNTLNKDTIRYFQKLSGFDTLRLILADTIVVVEGPSDEIVFTRFFTDRFGREPLDCGVDVMSINGVSFGRCFELATLLGRSLFAIRDNDGHAPEHWQEKVGSYLQEGQRILSIGDPNLGNTLEPQIERANTNESLQLVFPKAKEPPFAAWMQKNKTDAALAIATSEHTLNPPTYIQDVLDVLGKRIGSAS; translated from the coding sequence ATGACGCCAGTAATCACGAGAGTGCAGATTCGAGGATATAGAAGGTTCCAGGATTTTACGTTTGAACCTGAGGCGGGAACCAACATTATCGTCGGCGGAAATGAGGCGGGTAAATCAACGCTCTTGGAAGCAATCACGCTAGCCTTAGCAGGGCGAGTCAACGGCGTTCGCGCGAAAGAGTACCTGAACCCTTATTGGTTTAACCACACCATGGTTCACGACTTCTTCGAGAAACCGCCCAACGAACGCAGTCACCGCGATGCACCAACGTTTCGCATTGACGTCTACCTGGATGTCGAAAGCGGTGAGCTGGAAAAACTCCGAGGCGTCAATAATATGGAGAACGCAGACTCGGTTGGTCTGTCCATCTGGGCACATCCTGATCCGGAGTACACGCAGGAGCTAGATGATTACTTCCAGCAAGAAGACTGCCCTGAAGTTCTCCCAGTCGAGTATTACATGGTTGAATGGCTGAGCTTTGGTGGACACCCGGTGCAGCGACGCCCCAAGGAACTCGGCATCTCATTGATCGATAGTCGAACAATCCGCTCCGAGCGTGGCGTTGACTACTACACGCGACAAATCTTGGAAACCCGTCTCGACCCGAAAGACCGCAGCCGAGTCTCTGTTGATCACCGCAAGCTCCGCGCAACCCTCGGCCGCGAGGTTCTGCGCGACCTCAACGAGGAACTCGCCGAAGAGAATCAGTCGATTCCAGGAGCAGTGGTGGGGTTGCAGATCGATCAGTCTCGCTCGGCCTCGTGGGAAGCCACTCTCATCCCCGATGTCGATGACGTTCCGTTGTCGATGGCTGGGCAGGGAAATCAGGCGGTGGCCAAAACCATCCTCGCTATGGGGCGAAATGCAGACACAAGCAGCCTCGTTTTCATCGAGGAACCAGAGAACCACCTCAGCCATACCCGAATGCGGCAGCTCATTTCTTACATTGAACGCTCTGCTCAAAACCGGCAAGTGTTCATCACAACGCATAGTTCTTATATCCTCAACCGACTCGGACTTGGTCAAGTGACCTTGCTCAGCGAAGGGACGCCCGCGCGGTTCAACACGCTGAACAAAGACACGATCCGCTACTTCCAGAAGCTCTCCGGTTTCGACACCCTCCGACTCATCCTGGCTGACACGATCGTGGTCGTGGAGGGTCCCTCTGATGAGATTGTCTTCACCAGGTTTTTCACCGACAGGTTTGGCCGCGAACCGTTGGACTGCGGCGTAGACGTGATGTCCATCAATGGTGTGTCATTCGGACGATGCTTTGAACTGGCAACTCTGCTGGGCCGTTCCCTTTTCGCTATCCGCGACAATGACGGCCATGCCCCAGAGCACTGGCAGGAAAAAGTAGGATCCTACCTGCAGGAAGGACAGAGGATCCTGTCCATTGGCGATCCGAACCTCGGGAACACGTTAGAGCCCCAGATTGAAAGAGCAAACACGAACGAGTCTCTGCAACTCGTGTTCCCCAAAGCAAAAGAACCTCCGTTTGCTGCATGGATGCAGAAAAACAAGACGGATGCGGCCCTAGCCATCGCCACATCAGAGCACACCCTGAATCCACCGACATACATCCAGGACGTATTGGATGTCCTCGGGAAAAGAATCGGCTCAGCGTCATGA
- a CDS encoding restriction endonuclease, protein MRSNAKKKLPSDFFNKATLGEFVAQFHGWMQREYVKRFSYTRIDGPLGATALTDPDGQPLKTIAQGNVGVYRDTTSEVPEKFLYDAFVYDSPKEQTTIRDSVLDEVVVYGKIPRKSIQVPVYFGGTTSPDFMYVLKTADGKMSLNFIVETKDVDSKADLRETEQLRIKAARNFFESISDESISVHFAPQLKRDDIVTMIKQVVAQ, encoded by the coding sequence GTGCGAAGCAACGCGAAGAAGAAGCTTCCCAGCGATTTCTTCAACAAGGCCACACTGGGTGAGTTTGTTGCACAGTTCCATGGCTGGATGCAGCGCGAATATGTCAAACGGTTCTCCTACACCCGGATCGACGGGCCACTGGGAGCCACCGCGCTGACCGACCCTGACGGTCAACCGCTGAAGACTATTGCGCAAGGAAACGTCGGTGTCTACCGCGACACCACCTCCGAGGTGCCAGAAAAATTCCTCTACGACGCGTTCGTCTACGACTCCCCGAAGGAACAGACCACGATCCGTGACTCTGTTCTCGACGAGGTCGTTGTCTACGGCAAAATCCCGCGTAAATCGATCCAGGTGCCCGTCTATTTCGGTGGAACGACCAGCCCAGACTTCATGTATGTGCTCAAGACCGCTGATGGAAAAATGTCGCTGAACTTCATCGTCGAGACAAAGGACGTCGACTCTAAGGCAGACCTGCGCGAGACCGAGCAGCTACGGATCAAGGCCGCTCGGAATTTCTTCGAGTCGATTAGTGACGAGAGCATCTCCGTCCACTTCGCCCCGCAACTCAAACGCGACGACATCGTCACCATGATCAAACAGGTGGTGGCGCAATGA
- a CDS encoding DEAD/DEAH box helicase family protein codes for MQIRLQTLEHQQRALTAITRVFHGVDFDSGGLMEANPTFDLADSQLAHNISELQNGAVAGVSAIPRAWRGRVDDGVLGIDVKMETGTGKTLVYTQMMYELNRLYGFTKFIVVVPSTAIKLGTRSFITSEYARNYFDDTYGGSIKLELDVLDPQKRSKGRKFFPSAVANFVSASPG; via the coding sequence ATGCAGATTAGGCTACAGACCCTTGAGCACCAACAACGGGCGCTGACGGCGATTACCCGTGTTTTTCATGGCGTGGATTTCGATTCAGGCGGGTTGATGGAGGCCAATCCGACCTTCGATCTTGCTGATTCGCAGTTGGCTCATAACATTTCTGAATTGCAGAACGGCGCGGTTGCCGGTGTATCCGCTATCCCGCGTGCCTGGCGGGGCCGGGTGGATGATGGCGTGCTCGGTATTGATGTGAAGATGGAGACCGGCACGGGTAAGACGCTGGTCTACACGCAGATGATGTACGAACTCAACAGGCTCTATGGGTTTACCAAGTTCATCGTTGTGGTGCCGTCGACAGCGATCAAACTGGGCACCAGGTCATTCATCACGTCCGAGTATGCGCGTAACTATTTCGACGATACTTATGGTGGCAGCATCAAGCTGGAGCTGGATGTTCTTGATCCACAGAAGCGGTCAAAGGGACGGAAGTTTTTCCCTAGCGCGGTCGCGAATTTCGTGTCGGCATCCCCCGGCTAA
- a CDS encoding HsdM family class I SAM-dependent methyltransferase → MGAAYEYLLKRFVDDAGQKVGEFFTPRSVVHLITRLLKPQENETVYDPTCSTGGMLFEPVAAVDANGGDTRT, encoded by the coding sequence ATGGGCGCTGCGTACGAATACCTTTTGAAGCGCTTTGTAGATGACGCAGGGCAAAAGGTGGGAGAATTCTTCACCCCGCGTTCAGTTGTTCACCTGATTACCCGCTTGCTCAAGCCACAAGAGAATGAAACCGTTTATGATCCTACTTGTAGCACAGGTGGCATGTTGTTTGAGCCTGTGGCAGCGGTAGACGCAAACGGTGGAGACACACGAACTTGA
- a CDS encoding site-specific DNA-methyltransferase — MIRNISEHNEAVKPNDFEIERLRAALPEYFDGDGNFMIDRLQQALQDGDVDLTREGYELKFLGKSYAKYLTSTKTETVVVPDLDHNSQPENKDSENIYIVGDNLDALKHLLGSYAGKVKCIYIDPPYNTGSDGFVYNDDFGFTIPQLVEKVGLTEDEAERVLDLRGKSSHSAWLTFMYPRLQLAKELLADDGVIFISIDDNEQANLRMLCDEVFGEQGFVASITVRNNPRGRQSNTSIAPVHDYLLVYSISAAAAGIGGRGLTEKDRADYKYEDDRGKYRLLGLRQRGVESLREDRPDMYFPIYVDPENETVSLAPVTNWAEVLPRKSDGRDGRWMWGINRCREELDRLVPTFVKRRSEYDIAVKDYLKKDGLAERTKKAFTIWESREFNQQVGTQEVKELLSSESASYPKPTPLLKEVLQLGTPQGGLIVDFFSGSGTTAEASWRLSAETGLDRQFIMVQLPEVIDGESGSKTAKAAYKAGYRTIDEIGRERIRRASAKIKEETGADIDYGFKLYRLNEPSGQVLDDLLTFDPKQDGTLLAGDYVSKFDLNGTPGHDTVLATWLVEDGHGLVTGAQQVTLAGYELDVCGDSAYIIPPGLTSDDVVELVRQLENGDLAVSRVVVFGYSVTFGVMHELKKNLSVLKSGRTVSVIERL, encoded by the coding sequence ATGATCAGAAACATCAGCGAGCACAACGAAGCCGTTAAGCCCAACGACTTCGAAATAGAACGGCTCCGCGCCGCCCTGCCCGAGTATTTCGACGGCGACGGCAACTTCATGATTGACCGACTCCAACAGGCACTCCAAGACGGAGACGTCGATCTCACCCGCGAGGGATACGAGCTGAAATTCCTCGGCAAGTCCTACGCGAAGTACCTCACGTCCACGAAAACCGAAACAGTGGTTGTGCCAGACCTCGACCACAACAGCCAACCGGAAAACAAGGATTCCGAGAACATCTACATAGTCGGCGACAACCTCGACGCCCTCAAACATCTGCTCGGCTCCTATGCAGGCAAAGTCAAGTGCATCTACATCGACCCGCCCTACAACACGGGCTCTGACGGATTCGTCTACAACGACGACTTCGGCTTCACTATCCCCCAACTCGTTGAAAAGGTCGGACTTACTGAAGATGAAGCCGAGCGAGTCCTTGACTTACGTGGCAAGTCGTCACACTCTGCCTGGCTCACCTTCATGTACCCCCGCCTGCAACTCGCGAAGGAGCTGCTAGCCGATGACGGCGTCATCTTCATTAGCATCGATGACAACGAGCAAGCAAACCTTCGCATGCTGTGTGATGAGGTTTTCGGTGAACAAGGGTTCGTCGCTTCTATAACGGTAAGGAATAATCCTCGCGGGAGACAGTCGAATACTTCAATTGCGCCGGTCCATGACTATCTTTTGGTGTACTCGATTTCAGCTGCTGCGGCAGGCATTGGTGGGCGGGGATTAACCGAGAAAGACCGAGCAGACTACAAATATGAAGATGATCGGGGTAAGTATCGTCTTTTAGGGCTTAGGCAGCGTGGAGTGGAATCATTACGGGAAGACCGCCCAGATATGTACTTTCCAATCTACGTCGACCCAGAAAATGAGACTGTATCACTTGCCCCTGTGACAAACTGGGCGGAAGTGCTCCCTCGTAAGTCTGATGGGCGTGATGGACGCTGGATGTGGGGAATCAATAGATGCCGCGAGGAACTTGACCGGCTTGTTCCAACCTTTGTTAAACGGCGCAGTGAATATGACATTGCCGTCAAGGACTACTTAAAGAAGGACGGCCTGGCCGAACGCACCAAAAAGGCATTTACCATTTGGGAAAGTAGAGAATTTAATCAGCAGGTCGGCACTCAGGAAGTAAAAGAACTGCTCTCCTCTGAATCGGCAAGCTATCCGAAGCCGACCCCTCTTCTGAAGGAAGTACTTCAGCTTGGAACCCCGCAAGGTGGTCTCATTGTTGACTTCTTTTCAGGCTCTGGCACTACAGCCGAAGCATCCTGGCGTTTAAGTGCTGAAACCGGCCTCGATCGACAGTTCATCATGGTGCAGCTGCCAGAAGTGATCGATGGTGAATCCGGTTCCAAGACCGCCAAGGCGGCCTACAAAGCCGGTTACCGTACCATCGATGAAATCGGTCGTGAACGAATCAGGCGTGCATCTGCAAAGATCAAGGAAGAGACTGGCGCGGATATCGATTACGGCTTCAAGCTTTACAGGCTGAACGAGCCGTCTGGACAGGTTCTTGATGATCTGCTGACGTTTGATCCGAAACAGGACGGTACCTTGCTAGCTGGGGATTATGTCTCAAAGTTCGACCTGAACGGTACTCCTGGGCATGACACGGTGTTGGCGACGTGGCTTGTTGAAGACGGACACGGTCTGGTCACTGGCGCGCAGCAGGTTACCTTGGCTGGCTACGAGCTGGATGTGTGCGGAGATTCTGCTTATATCATCCCGCCGGGTTTGACGAGTGATGACGTGGTGGAGCTTGTTCGTCAGCTAGAGAACGGGGATCTTGCGGTTTCTCGTGTTGTGGTGTTTGGGTACTCGGTCACGTTTGGTGTAATGCACGAGTTGAAGAAGAACCTCTCGGTGCTGAAATCTGGTCGTACCGTGTCTGTGATTGAGAGGCTGTAG
- a CDS encoding ABC transporter ATP-binding protein, with amino-acid sequence MPMLITATGVKKTFGKGEQKVDVLKGIDLEVSSGEFVAIVGKSGSGKSTLLYCLSGLLSPDSGSVHLAGQCITSASPRKVAAIRRESASFIFQDLNLISSLTVADNIRLPAKLSGHNPNRRAIKEVLHDVGLTGCENKYPNQLSGGQQQRVAIARSLVRAPQILFADEPTGALDVDTSSTVLKLLHKTITQETSLVMVTHDLDIAATADRVVVLQEGLTGKILHRPTAAEVFEALH; translated from the coding sequence ATGCCTATGCTCATAACCGCCACCGGCGTAAAAAAGACCTTTGGAAAAGGAGAACAAAAAGTTGATGTTTTAAAGGGCATTGACCTTGAGGTGTCTTCAGGAGAGTTTGTTGCAATCGTAGGTAAGTCTGGTTCGGGCAAATCAACGTTGCTGTATTGCTTAAGTGGATTACTTTCCCCTGATTCAGGTTCTGTTCACCTAGCAGGCCAGTGCATTACTTCTGCATCACCACGCAAAGTTGCTGCGATTCGCAGAGAAAGTGCGAGTTTTATCTTTCAAGACCTCAACCTGATTAGCTCACTCACGGTTGCTGACAATATACGGTTGCCTGCAAAACTATCTGGGCACAACCCAAATAGACGAGCAATCAAGGAAGTACTTCACGATGTGGGGCTGACGGGATGCGAAAATAAATACCCAAACCAGCTGTCTGGAGGCCAACAGCAGCGGGTTGCCATAGCACGGTCTCTTGTTCGCGCTCCCCAAATACTCTTTGCTGATGAGCCTACGGGAGCTCTAGATGTGGACACGAGCTCAACGGTTCTGAAATTGCTGCACAAAACTATTACTCAGGAGACATCTCTAGTCATGGTTACCCATGATTTAGACATAGCTGCAACGGCGGATAGGGTTGTTGTACTTCAGGAAGGTCTCACAGGAAAAATACTTCACCGTCCAACAGCCGCTGAAGTATTTGAAGCCTTGCACTAG
- a CDS encoding type I restriction-modification system subunit M N-terminal domain-containing protein has translation MVIAQAKLESKLWEAANSLRGAMDAADYKNYVFPVFFWKWISDNWELGHTKFLADVERARPR, from the coding sequence ATGGTGATTGCACAAGCAAAGCTAGAATCCAAGCTCTGGGAAGCTGCAAACTCATTGCGCGGTGCAATGGATGCAGCAGATTACAAGAACTACGTCTTTCCGGTGTTTTTCTGGAAATGGATTAGCGACAACTGGGAACTAGGGCACACAAAATTCCTTGCAGACGTAGAGAGGGCAAGACCTCGATGA
- a CDS encoding UvrD-helicase domain-containing protein: MTHQFVHACAGSGKTQYIIDHCSQSQPNVRRLIITLTLTGQDELEGRLQKNIDPSAPAPEVTGWYTFLTNHIVRPYLPLLFPEQRVTGFMFDPGDARKRLRYKKKTDPQRYFSETGMIYKDNLEELATGLIDKAGGLVENRLRLIYDEILIDEAQDISRSGLDVIARLLRQDSVRCLLVGDSRQSLLDSSLASRKNRKADRQNLMEWYREFAKSGRLRIDEKVETYRFNQAIADFSDTIFPKRFGFSSTVSRMNDESSHDGVFCLQKKILVTTLRSSTQLFCGIQADHGEIKHRTIR; this comes from the coding sequence ATGACGCACCAATTCGTCCACGCCTGCGCAGGCTCGGGAAAGACCCAGTACATTATAGACCACTGCAGCCAGAGCCAACCCAACGTCCGGCGACTAATCATCACACTGACGCTGACCGGACAGGATGAACTCGAAGGACGCCTCCAGAAAAACATCGACCCCTCGGCACCCGCGCCAGAAGTAACAGGCTGGTATACGTTCCTGACAAACCACATCGTCCGCCCGTATCTTCCACTGCTCTTTCCTGAGCAACGAGTCACCGGATTCATGTTTGATCCCGGTGATGCACGAAAGAGATTGCGATATAAGAAAAAGACAGACCCTCAACGCTACTTCAGTGAAACTGGGATGATCTACAAGGACAATCTCGAAGAGCTCGCTACCGGGCTGATCGATAAAGCTGGCGGACTAGTAGAAAACCGTCTCCGCCTCATTTACGATGAAATCCTCATCGACGAGGCGCAGGATATCAGCCGTAGCGGTTTAGACGTCATAGCACGTCTCCTGCGTCAGGACTCGGTTCGATGCCTGCTTGTGGGCGATAGTCGACAGTCCCTCCTTGACAGCAGTTTGGCCTCCCGGAAGAACCGAAAAGCCGACCGGCAGAACCTCATGGAGTGGTATCGGGAATTTGCGAAATCGGGACGTCTGAGAATCGATGAGAAAGTTGAAACCTACCGGTTCAACCAGGCTATCGCAGACTTCTCAGACACTATTTTCCCAAAAAGATTCGGATTCTCGTCGACAGTGTCAAGGATGAACGATGAGTCTTCCCACGATGGAGTTTTTTGCTTGCAAAAGAAGATCTTGGTCACTACGTTGCGGAGTTCAACCCAACTGTTCTGCGGCATTCAAGCAGATCATGGAGAGATCAAACATCGCACAATCCGATAA
- a CDS encoding ABC-three component system middle component 7: protein MTRLPNKLYRFNETVLADFVTIMRSLDTAPMSVADLHDRLEGQLATEDMIDALTLLLTLGTFGLDTDQGVIARAH, encoded by the coding sequence ATGACCCGGCTCCCGAACAAGCTCTACCGCTTCAACGAAACCGTCCTCGCTGACTTCGTCACCATCATGCGCAGCCTCGATACTGCGCCCATGAGCGTCGCCGATCTTCACGACCGCCTCGAGGGGCAGTTGGCGACCGAGGACATGATCGACGCCCTCACGCTGCTGCTCACGCTCGGCACCTTCGGCCTCGATACCGACCAAGGGGTGATTGCTCGTGCTCACTAG
- a CDS encoding helix-turn-helix domain-containing protein: MTITFKPLWKLLIDREMTKEDLRIATGLSAATIAKMGKDGNVTTEVLARICTALTADINDICEATKEPKK; encoded by the coding sequence GTGACCATCACGTTCAAACCTCTGTGGAAACTCCTTATCGACCGAGAAATGACCAAAGAAGACCTACGCATCGCAACCGGCTTATCAGCTGCGACCATCGCCAAGATGGGTAAAGACGGCAACGTCACCACAGAGGTTCTTGCCCGAATATGTACGGCATTAACGGCAGACATCAATGACATCTGCGAAGCCACCAAGGAGCCAAAGAAATGA
- a CDS encoding DUF2326 domain-containing protein, producing MTGQSVSSLKQAKAEATRVHRQADLDLFDADRKARQEQQLLRSQLRPLTEQLDQLTGKLAIVEATLAGHTRITTDDLEEFYTYFPHANREHLETVEYYHHALTGILEEQLTEQRRLYTTQVEALKQEIRAQQARIVSLGESAQLDDETYQRFLELHTKITQLDEQIRTFDHNQKIKEERKALKKEIEESIPATLGELTTQINAEMRDVMDALYPSEPRKAQIFTFKAVTKGVSYTFDHNGDTGSGAKFNHLVALDIAVLRSTPLPFLIHDSAIIKLIAFAPVAELLAVYANTANVTSRAGEPKQVFFSFDATKAYGTKAEKRVAPAQVIHLGEGAEALYGFTWNTETTDHHDPQPSEGAEAK from the coding sequence GTGACCGGGCAGAGCGTGAGCTCGCTGAAGCAAGCGAAGGCTGAGGCAACGCGTGTCCATCGACAGGCCGATCTTGACCTGTTCGATGCCGACCGCAAGGCCCGCCAAGAACAACAGCTCCTTCGAAGCCAGCTGCGACCCCTGACTGAGCAACTCGACCAGTTGACAGGGAAACTGGCGATCGTGGAAGCCACCCTCGCCGGTCACACTCGCATCACCACCGATGACCTCGAAGAGTTCTACACCTACTTCCCCCATGCAAACCGCGAGCACCTGGAAACCGTCGAGTACTACCACCATGCTCTCACCGGCATTCTTGAAGAACAGCTCACCGAACAACGCCGCCTTTACACCACCCAGGTCGAGGCCCTGAAGCAGGAAATCCGGGCACAGCAAGCAAGGATCGTCTCGCTCGGCGAATCCGCGCAGCTCGATGACGAAACCTACCAACGCTTCCTCGAACTGCACACGAAGATCACCCAGCTTGACGAGCAGATCCGCACCTTCGACCACAACCAGAAGATCAAAGAAGAACGCAAAGCCCTCAAGAAGGAGATCGAGGAAAGCATTCCCGCTACGCTCGGTGAACTCACCACGCAGATCAACGCCGAGATGCGAGACGTGATGGACGCCTTGTATCCGAGCGAACCGCGGAAGGCCCAGATCTTCACCTTCAAAGCCGTCACCAAAGGCGTCTCCTACACCTTCGACCACAACGGCGACACCGGCTCCGGCGCGAAATTCAATCACCTCGTCGCTCTCGACATCGCCGTCTTGCGCTCCACACCATTGCCGTTCCTCATCCACGACTCAGCTATCATCAAACTGATTGCGTTCGCTCCCGTCGCGGAACTCCTTGCCGTCTACGCCAACACCGCAAACGTCACCAGCAGAGCGGGCGAGCCGAAGCAAGTGTTCTTCTCCTTCGACGCCACCAAGGCCTACGGCACCAAGGCCGAAAAACGCGTCGCCCCAGCCCAAGTCATCCATCTCGGCGAAGGCGCCGAGGCCCTCTACGGCTTCACCTGGAACACCGAAACCACCGACCACCACGACCCACAGCCCAGCGAAGGAGCAGAAGCAAAGTGA